A stretch of the Enoplosus armatus isolate fEnoArm2 chromosome 13, fEnoArm2.hap1, whole genome shotgun sequence genome encodes the following:
- the LOC139295454 gene encoding olfactory receptor 1-like, with amino-acid sequence MGPEEKAATIFNATFIRPAEFYLSGFSNIPHVEYFYVFLCFVYIMTVFGNGLLLTVIYLVKTLHTPKYMIVFNLALTDLCGSTALIPKLLDSFLFDRRYIVYEACLSYMFFVLFFGSVQSWTLVVMAYDRFIAICFPLRYHSIVTIPAIAVMLLFAWVFLLSLVSFTVGLIDRLSFCRSLVVNSFFCDHGPVYRLACNDTSLNNIMAYAAFIIILCIPLVLIALTYVCISIALSRVASGEERVKALKTCTSHLILVAIFFLPIVGTNIVSVASYIHPNARIINSSLTHTLPALLNPIIYSLKTEEVLNSIKKLCKRNKISNRTSSKKVNSVSLLY; translated from the coding sequence ATGGGCCCAGAAGAGAAAGCTGCTACCATATTTAATGCCACATTTATCCGGCCAGCAGAATTCTATCTGAGTGGGTTTTCCAACATCCCTCATGTTGAGTATTTCtatgtgttcctgtgttttgtgtatatCATGACTGTTTTTGGGAATGGCCTCCTCCTCACAGTTATTTACCTTGTCAAGACTCTTCATACTCCTAAATACATGATTGTGTTCAACCTGGCTTTGACAGATTTGTGTGGGAGCACTGCTCTCATCCCAAAACTCTTAGACTCCTTCTTGTTTGACAGGAGATACATTGTCTATGAGGCTTGTTTAAGTTatatgttctttgttttgttctttggaAGTGTGCAGTCATGGACACTTGTCGTAATGGCATATGACAGATTTATAGCAATTTGCTTCCCTTTAAGGTACCATAGTATTGTAACAATACCAGCTATTGCTGtaatgctgctgtttgcttgGGTTTTTTTATTGAGTCTTGTATCATTTACTGTTGGGCTCATTGATCGCCTCTCCTTCTGTAGATCTTTGGTGGTAAACAGCTTCTTCTGTGATCATGGACCAGTATATCGTCTGGCCTGTAATGACACGTCTTTAAATAACATAATGGCATATGCTGCTTTCATTATAATCCTCTGTATTCCTCTTGTGTTGATAGCGTTGACATATGTTTGCATTTCCATAGCACTGAGCAGGGTTGCATCAGGAGAGGAACGAGTCAAAGCATTGAAAACTTGTACTTCTCACCTGATTCTTGTAGCTATTTTCTTCCTACCAATTGTAGGCACCAACATAGTGTCAGTGGCCTCTTACATCCATCCTAATGCCAGGATCATAAACTCTTCTTTGACACACACCTTACCAGCTTTACTCAATCCCATTATATACTCTTTAAAGACAGAAGAAGTGCTGAACTCTATCAAGAAGCTTTGCAAAAGAAACAAGATTAGCAACAGAACCTCGTCCAAAAAGGTGAACTCTGTATCATTGCTGTATTGA